One stretch of Amycolatopsis tolypomycina DNA includes these proteins:
- a CDS encoding DUF2461 domain-containing protein has protein sequence MKFSGFGEYAIDFFDGLVEDNSKPYWDDHVETYKSDVRAPMEALLAELAPEFSDGFGEPKVFRPYRDVRFAKDKTPYKTHCGGVIEQGRGGGAYYVEVGPDGLRVGGGCFYLASDQIARFRTAVDTELHGEALRKILAKLERAGWEIKGDRLKSKPRGFAEDHPRLDLLRYRSVYAVRGWEPDDVLHERGAFDRVRKAWRQLREFNEWARDRVGPSEQPRR, from the coding sequence GTGAAGTTCAGCGGATTCGGCGAGTACGCCATCGACTTCTTCGACGGCCTCGTGGAGGACAACTCCAAGCCCTACTGGGACGACCACGTCGAGACCTACAAGTCCGACGTCCGCGCCCCGATGGAAGCGCTGCTGGCCGAGCTGGCCCCCGAGTTTTCCGACGGCTTCGGCGAGCCCAAGGTGTTCCGCCCCTACCGGGACGTCCGCTTCGCCAAGGACAAGACGCCGTACAAGACCCACTGCGGCGGGGTGATCGAGCAGGGCCGTGGTGGCGGCGCCTACTACGTCGAGGTCGGGCCGGACGGCCTGCGTGTCGGCGGCGGGTGCTTCTACCTGGCCTCCGACCAGATCGCCCGGTTCCGGACGGCGGTCGACACCGAGCTGCACGGCGAGGCGCTGCGGAAGATCCTCGCCAAGCTCGAGCGCGCCGGCTGGGAGATCAAGGGCGACCGCCTGAAGTCGAAGCCGCGCGGGTTCGCCGAGGACCACCCGCGCCTCGACCTGCTGCGCTACCGCTCGGTGTACGCCGTGCGCGGCTGGGAGCCCGACGACGTCCTGCACGAGCGGGGCGCCTTCGACCGCGTCCGCAAGGCGTGGCGGCAGCTCCGGGAGTTCAACGAGTGGGCCCGCGACCGGGTCGGCCCGAGCGAACAGCCCCGTCGCTGA
- the pyk gene encoding pyruvate kinase, translated as MSRRAKIVCTLGPATATPEKMRALVDAGMDVARMNFSHGSHSDHKQVYDLIRAAAADSGRAVGILADLQGPKIRLGTFAGGPVEWHNGDIVRITVEDVAGTHDRVSTTYKGLAKDAKPGDRLLVDDGKVGLVVRKVEGPDVVCEVTEGGPVSNNKGVSLPGMDVSVPALSDKDIEDLEFALELGVDFIALSFVRSPADIDLVHQVMDRVGKGRLPVVAKIEKPEAVYNLEAIVLAFDAVMVARGDLGVELPLEQVPLVQKRAIQICRENAKPVIVATQMLESMINNSRPTRAEASDVANAVLDGADALMLSGETSVGRYAIEVVETMGRIIEAVETDSPIVPPLSHVPRTKRGVISYAARDIGERLNAKALVAFTQSGDTVRRLARLHTRLPLLAFTPEESVRSQLSMTWGTTTRIVPSVDSTDQMIQQVDHAMLEMGKYQKGDLVVIVAGSPPGTVGSTNLIRVHRLGEDDHA; from the coding sequence GTGAGCCGACGCGCGAAGATCGTTTGTACCCTGGGCCCCGCCACCGCCACGCCGGAGAAGATGCGGGCGCTGGTCGACGCGGGCATGGACGTGGCCAGAATGAACTTCAGCCACGGCAGCCACAGCGACCACAAGCAGGTCTACGACCTGATCCGGGCCGCGGCCGCCGACAGCGGCCGGGCGGTCGGCATCCTCGCCGACCTGCAGGGCCCGAAGATCCGCCTGGGCACCTTCGCCGGTGGACCGGTCGAGTGGCACAACGGCGACATCGTCCGGATCACCGTCGAGGACGTCGCCGGCACCCACGACCGCGTCTCGACCACCTACAAGGGCCTGGCCAAGGACGCCAAGCCCGGCGACCGCCTGCTCGTCGACGACGGCAAGGTCGGCCTGGTGGTCCGCAAGGTCGAGGGCCCGGACGTGGTCTGCGAGGTGACCGAGGGCGGCCCGGTCAGCAACAACAAGGGCGTCTCGCTGCCCGGTATGGACGTCTCCGTGCCGGCGCTGTCCGACAAGGACATCGAAGACCTCGAGTTCGCGCTCGAGCTGGGCGTCGACTTCATCGCCCTGTCCTTCGTCCGCTCGCCGGCCGACATCGACCTGGTCCACCAGGTGATGGACCGGGTCGGCAAGGGACGGCTGCCGGTCGTCGCCAAGATCGAGAAGCCCGAAGCCGTCTACAACCTCGAGGCCATCGTGCTGGCCTTCGACGCGGTGATGGTCGCCCGCGGCGACCTCGGCGTCGAGCTGCCGCTGGAGCAGGTCCCGCTGGTGCAGAAGCGCGCCATCCAGATCTGCCGCGAGAACGCGAAGCCGGTCATCGTCGCGACGCAGATGCTCGAGTCGATGATCAACAACTCCCGGCCGACCCGCGCCGAGGCCTCCGACGTCGCGAACGCGGTGCTCGACGGCGCCGACGCGCTGATGCTGTCCGGCGAGACCTCGGTCGGCCGGTACGCGATCGAGGTCGTGGAGACGATGGGCCGGATCATCGAGGCGGTCGAGACCGACTCGCCGATCGTGCCGCCGCTCTCGCACGTCCCGCGCACCAAGCGCGGCGTCATCTCCTACGCCGCCCGCGACATCGGCGAGCGGCTCAACGCGAAGGCCCTGGTCGCGTTCACGCAGTCCGGTGACACCGTGCGCCGCCTCGCGCGGCTGCACACGCGGCTGCCGCTGCTGGCGTTCACGCCGGAGGAGAGCGTCCGCAGCCAGCTCTCGATGACCTGGGGCACGACGACCCGGATCGTGCCGAGCGTGGACTCCACCGACCAGATGATCCAGCAGGTCGACCACGCGATGCTGGAAATGGGCAAGTACCAGAAGGGCGACCTGGTCGTCATCGTGGCCGGTTCCCCGCCGGGCACCGTCGGGTCGACCAACCTGATCCGCGTGCACCGGCTCGGTGAAGACGACCACGCTTGA
- the tesB gene encoding acyl-CoA thioesterase II, producing MTEMARTAATEPELAGGGQPVLDRLIALLDLEKIEENIFRGVSPAHSPVRVFGGQVAGQALVAAGRTVPEERRVHSLHAYFIRGGDPSVPIVYEVDRIRDGRSFTTRRVVAIQHGKAIFSLSASFQTDEPGIEHSEAMPEGIPAPETLPTLMERAEGYAIGAHARPRPIDVRYVNEPPWVTRETGERPARNQVWMRADGKLPDHRLLHVCVLTYASDMTLLDSVLARHGVYWDTDKVLGASLDHALWFHRPFRADEWFLYDSASPTASGARGLATGRFFAQDGTLIATVVQEGLLRVL from the coding sequence ATGACTGAAATGGCCAGGACGGCCGCCACCGAGCCGGAGCTCGCCGGTGGCGGCCAGCCGGTGCTCGACCGCCTGATCGCGCTGCTCGACCTGGAGAAGATCGAAGAGAACATCTTCCGCGGCGTCTCGCCCGCTCACTCGCCCGTGCGGGTGTTCGGCGGGCAGGTCGCCGGCCAGGCCCTGGTCGCGGCCGGGCGCACGGTGCCCGAGGAACGCCGGGTGCACTCGCTGCACGCGTACTTCATCCGCGGCGGCGACCCGAGCGTGCCGATCGTCTACGAGGTCGACCGGATCCGCGACGGCCGGTCGTTCACCACCCGCCGGGTCGTGGCGATCCAGCACGGCAAGGCGATCTTCTCCCTCTCGGCGTCGTTCCAGACGGACGAACCGGGCATCGAGCACTCCGAAGCCATGCCGGAGGGCATCCCGGCGCCGGAGACGCTCCCGACGCTGATGGAGCGCGCCGAGGGGTATGCGATCGGCGCGCACGCCCGGCCGCGGCCGATCGACGTGCGCTACGTCAACGAGCCGCCGTGGGTCACCCGGGAGACCGGCGAGCGGCCCGCCCGCAACCAGGTGTGGATGCGCGCGGACGGGAAGCTGCCCGACCATCGGCTGCTGCACGTCTGCGTGCTGACCTACGCCTCGGACATGACGCTGCTGGACTCGGTGCTCGCCCGCCACGGCGTCTACTGGGACACCGACAAGGTGCTCGGCGCCAGCCTCGACCACGCGCTGTGGTTCCACCGGCCGTTCCGCGCCGACGAGTGGTTCCTCTACGACAGCGCCTCGCCGACGGCCTCGGGGGCCCGCGGCCTGGCCACCGGCCGGTTCTTCGCCCAGGACGGGACGCTCATCGCGACGGTCGTCCAAGAAGGACTCCTGCGCGTCTTGTGA
- a CDS encoding helix-turn-helix domain-containing protein, with translation MARGQSPTVRRRRLSGELRRLREAADLTIDEVGEKLECSASKISRIETGHVGVTPRDARDMLALYGITGDEQEALVQLAREARKRGWWHAYNEVFTGTFVGLEADASSLRAFQALLVPGLLQTERYARAVIRALRPDAEDAEIRRRVAARMARQELLSETPPPEYWAVMDEAVLRRVVDSPEVMAEQLYRMVAVAEKPNVTIQVVPFGAGAHPGMEGPFLIMGFPEQADPDVVYVDDSTSSGLYLEEPTDVRRYGLMFDHLRAAALKPDDSVELIAEAAGRFAEQAAVPAAVHHPEPRTQ, from the coding sequence ATGGCAAGGGGACAGAGCCCCACGGTTCGCCGACGGAGACTGTCGGGCGAGTTGCGGCGGCTCCGCGAGGCCGCGGACCTCACCATCGACGAGGTGGGCGAGAAGCTCGAGTGCTCCGCCTCGAAGATCAGCCGCATCGAGACCGGCCACGTCGGCGTGACCCCGCGTGACGCCCGGGACATGCTGGCCCTCTACGGGATCACCGGCGACGAGCAGGAGGCGCTCGTCCAGCTGGCCAGGGAGGCCCGCAAACGCGGCTGGTGGCACGCGTACAACGAGGTGTTCACCGGCACCTTCGTCGGGCTCGAAGCCGACGCCAGCTCCCTGCGCGCGTTCCAGGCACTGCTGGTCCCCGGGCTGCTGCAGACCGAGCGGTACGCCCGCGCGGTGATCCGCGCGCTGCGGCCCGACGCCGAGGACGCCGAGATCCGCCGCCGCGTCGCCGCCCGGATGGCACGCCAGGAACTGCTGTCCGAGACACCGCCGCCGGAGTACTGGGCGGTGATGGACGAGGCCGTGCTGCGCCGCGTCGTCGACAGCCCCGAAGTGATGGCCGAGCAGCTCTACCGGATGGTCGCCGTCGCCGAAAAGCCGAACGTGACCATCCAGGTCGTGCCGTTCGGCGCCGGCGCGCACCCCGGCATGGAAGGTCCCTTCCTCATCATGGGCTTCCCCGAGCAGGCCGACCCGGACGTCGTCTACGTCGACGACAGCACGTCCAGCGGTCTCTACCTGGAGGAACCCACAGACGTCCGGCGCTACGGGCTGATGTTCGACCATCTGCGCGCGGCCGCACTGAAGCCGGACGACTCGGTGGAGCTGATCGCCGAGGCCGCCGGACGGTTCGCCGAACAGGCGGCCGTACCGGCTGCGGTGCACCATCCGGAACCGAGGACACAGTAA
- a CDS encoding DUF397 domain-containing protein: MEAELSGARWRKSSHSGGGNDCVEVAFVGGGAAVRDSKDPEGGAFRLPASGWRGLLAAVRTGGPAHD; encoded by the coding sequence ATGGAAGCAGAACTCTCCGGGGCGCGGTGGCGCAAGAGCAGCCACAGCGGCGGCGGCAACGACTGCGTCGAGGTGGCGTTCGTCGGCGGCGGTGCCGCGGTGCGCGACTCGAAGGACCCCGAAGGGGGTGCGTTCCGCCTGCCCGCGTCGGGTTGGCGGGGGCTGCTGGCCGCGGTGCGGACCGGCGGCCCGGCGCACGACTGA